From a region of the Corvus moneduloides isolate bCorMon1 chromosome 27, bCorMon1.pri, whole genome shotgun sequence genome:
- the PPIA gene encoding peptidyl-prolyl cis-trans isomerase A has protein sequence MANPVVFFDIAANGEPLGRVTFELFADKVPKTAENFRALSTGEKGFGYKGSCFHRIIPGFMCQGGDFTRHNGTGGKSIYGEKFPDENFILKHTGPGILSMANAGPNTNGSQFFICTAKTEWLDGKHVVFGRVKEGMNVVEAMERCGSKDGKTSKKITITDCGQLS, from the exons ATGGCAAACCCCGTCGTCTTCTTCGACATCGCCGCCAATGGCGAGCCCCTGGGTCGCGTCACCTTCGAG CTGTTTGCAGACAAGGTCCCGAAGACAGCAG aAAACTTCCGTGCTCTGAGCACTGGTGAGAAGGGATTTGGCTACAAGGGGTCctgctttcacagaatcattccTGGGTTCATGTGCCAG GGTGGTGACTTCACGCGTCACAATGGCACTGGAGGCAAATCCATCTATGGGGAGAAGTTCCCTGATGAGAACTTCATCCTGAAGCACACGGGCCCTGGTATCCTGTCGATGGCCAATGCTGGCCCCAACACGAACGGCTCCCAGTTCTTCATCTGCACTGCTAAGACCGAGTG GTTGGATGGCAAGCATGTCGTCTTCGGCCGCGTCAAGGAGGGGATGAATGTGGTGGAGGCCATGGAGCGCTGTGGCTCCAAAGATGGCAAAACGAGCAAGAAGATCACCATCACTGACTGCGGGCAGCTCTCGTAA
- the ZMIZ2 gene encoding LOW QUALITY PROTEIN: zinc finger MIZ domain-containing protein 2 (The sequence of the model RefSeq protein was modified relative to this genomic sequence to represent the inferred CDS: deleted 1 base in 1 codon) codes for MSSMNPMKPSLPPAPHGDGSFAYEAVPWQPSTNQPPGSLSVVTTVWGVSNPSQSQVFGSPMGPGGSSSSTPLLPGMAGTSSGMSSPPFLPQQPFAEGAPGKGYVQPSVYGRNAYPTGPGFAASYNGGPSGPGGMGLPSHASRATADFTQAAAAAAVAAAAATATATATATVAALQEKQSQELSQYSAMGTGQSFSSQFLPHAGPRGPNSMSPAGMAGVVAPSGVSPVSMSPVRAPGTGPLYGGQRVPQHSYPGPPPPEPALPRQSLKRAYSNEGYPAQQYLQGGQYAAAGAQYAPSAPQSSGPSPSYPGHRLQQSMGQYLSASGSAGPYYKPADQFNGQSASFSTYSQAAINGPGRSLPGYPSSPLAGNPTPPMTPGSGIPAYASPGQDVKSPFLADMKPSVAPLHPSPSGPAPGEELRLTFPVRDGVVLEPFRLQHNLAVSNHVFQLRDSVYKTLMMRPDLELQFKCYHHEDRQMNTNWPASVQVSVNATPLTIERGDNKTSHKPLYLKHVCQPGRNTIQITVTACCCSHLFVLQLVHRPSVRSVLQGLIKKRLLPAEHCITKIKRNFSSGTIPGTPGPNGEDGVEQTAIKVSLKCPITFRRIQLPARGHDCRHIQCFDLESYLQLNCERGTWRCPVCNKTALLEGLEVDQYMLGILIYIQNSEHEEITIDPTCSWKPVPIKPDVHIKEEPEGPALKRCRTLSPAHMVLPNIMEMIAALGPGSVPFPALSQPPAGAATDYSTPGSSFLGPGGFPEPFTAPGVPGTSTLSDFTPGPPSISYQPNIPGGLLAPEKPPVPPLPTQLPPPGRMEPSHPAVQTGLHTTPSGSQPAPTLHSRSAVARQPLGPPAHTADLVFPPAPSMATAGDGSEPTLDLLPELTNPDELLSYLGPPDLPSSSNDDLLSLFENN; via the exons ATGAGCTCCATGAACCCCATGAAACCCTCGCTGCCGCCTGCGCCCCACGG tgATGGTTCATTTGCATACGAGGCTGTTCCTTGGCAACCAAGCACCAATCAGCCGCCGGGATCCCTCTCCGTGGTAACCACTGTCTGGGGTGTCAGCAACCCCTCCCAGAGCCAG GTTTTTGGCAGCCCcatgggccctggggggagcagctccagcaccccactgctgcctggCATGGCAGGCACCAGCTCGGGCATGAGCTCACCACCATTCCTGCCACAGCAGCCTTTCGCCGAGGGGGCACCAGGGAAGGGGTATGTGCAGCCAAGTGTCTATGGCCGCAACGCCTACCCCACTGGGCCGGGCTTCGCTGCCAG CTACAATGGTGGCCCAAGTGGCCCTGGAGGGATGGGGCTCCCCTCACACGCCAGCCGGGCCACTGCTGACTTcacccaggcagcagctgctgctgccgtgGCCGcggctgctgccacagccacgGCCACAGCCACGGCAACggtggcagcactgcaggagaaacagagccaggagctgagccAGTACAGCGCG ATGGGCACAGGGCAGTCTTTCAGCAGCCAGTTCCTGCCCCATGCCGGGCCCCGTGGCCCCAACAGCATGAGCCCGGCTGGCATGGCAGGTGTTGTGGCCCCCTCTGGCGTCTCCCCCGTGAGCATGAGCCCAGTGCGGGCGCCCGGGACTGGCCCCCTCTATGGCGGGCAGCGAGTGCCTCAGCACTCCTACCctggcccccccccccccgagccagca ctgccccgCCAGAGCCTCAAGCGGGCGTACTCCAATGAG GGGTACCCAGCACAGCAGTACCTCCAGGGCGGGCAGTACGCTGCAGCTGGTGCCCAGTATGCCCCCAGCGCCCCCCAGTCCTCCGGTCCGTCCCCCTCATACCCTggccacaggctgcagcagagcatggGCCAGTACCTCTCCGCTTCAGGCAGTGCTGGACCCTATTACAAG CCAGCTGACCAGTTCAACGGGCAGAGTGCCAGCTTCAGCACCTACAGCCAAGCAGCCATCAATGGG CCAGGCCGGTCGCTGCCGGGGTACCCCAGCTCGCCGCTGGCCGGGAACCCCACACCACCCATGACGCCAGGCAGCGGCATCCCCGCCTATGCGTCCCCTGGTCAGGATGTCAAGTCACCCTTCCTGGCAGACATGAAGCCCAGCGTTGCCCCCCTGCACCCATCCCCTTCGG GGCCGGCCCCCGGCGAGGAGTTGCGACTGACCTTCCCGGTGCGGGACGGCGTGGTGTTGGAGCCCTTCCGCCTGCAGCACAACCTGGCTGTTAGCAACCACGTCTTCCAGCTCCGTGACTCTGTCTACAAGACCCTCATGATGAG GCCTGACCTGGAGCTGCAGTTCAAGTGCTACCACCACGAGGACCGGCAGATGAACACCAACTGGCCGGCCTCCGTGCAGGTGAGCGTCAATGCCACGCCGCTCACCATTGAACGTGGTGACAACAAGACCTCCCACAAGCCGCTCTACTTGAAGCACGTCTGCCAGCCCGGCAGAAACACTATCCAGATCACTGTCACCgcctgctgctgt TCCCACCTGTTCgtcctgcagctggtgcatcGGCCCTCGGTGCGCTCGGTGCTGCAGGGGCTCATCAAGAAGCGCCTGCTCCCCGCTGAGCACTGCATCACCAAAA TCAAGCGCAACTTCAGCAGTGGGACCATCCCGGGGACACCAGGGCCCAATGGTGAGGACGGTGTGGAGCAGACGGCCATCAAGGTGTCCCTCAAGTGCCCTATCACCTTCCGGAGGATCCAGCTTCCAGCCAGGGGTCATGACTGCCGGCACATACAG TGCTTCGACCTGGAGTCATACCTGCAGCTCAACTGCGAGAGGGGGACATGGCGGTGTCCTGTCTGCAA TAAGACGGCcctgctggaggggctggaggtggaCCAGTACATGCTGGGCATCCTGATCTACATCCAGAA ttCGGAGCATGAGGAGATCACCATCGACCCGACCTGCAGCTGGAAACCTGTCCCAATCAAACCTGATGTCCACATCAAGGAGGAGCCGGAGGGGCCAGCGCTGAAGCGGTGCCGGACACTCAGTCCTGCACACATGGTGCTGCCCAACATCATGGAGATGATCGCGGCCCTGGGGCCTGGCTCTGTGCCCTTCCCGGCATTGTCACAACCTCCAGCAGGGGCTGCCACCGACTACAGCACCCCGG GTTCCAGCTTTCTGGGACCTGGGGGCTTCCCGGAGCCTTTCACTGCCCCTGGCGTCCCTGGCACCTCAACGCTGAGTGACTTCACACCAGGCCCCCCCTCCATCTCCTACCAGCCCAACATCCCAGGCGGCCTTCTGGCCCCTGAGAAGCCTCCTGTGCCCCCTCTGCCCACACAG CTTCCCCCGCCAGGACGAATGGAGCCGTCCCACCCCGCAGTGCAGACGGGGCTGCACACCACTCCCTCGGGCAGCCAGCCGGCCCCCACGCTGCACTCCCGGAGCGCAGTGGCACGGCAACCCCTGGGACCCCCGGCCCACACTGCTGACCTCGTCTTCCCCCCTGCACCCAGCATGGCCACGGCGGGTGATGGTTCGGAGCCTACCCTCGAC ctcctgcccgaGCTGACGAATCCTGACGAGCTGCTCTCCTACCTGGGGCCCCCCgacctccccagcagcagcaacgatgacctcctctccctcttcgAGAATAACTGA